Sequence from the Prunus persica cultivar Lovell chromosome G5, Prunus_persica_NCBIv2, whole genome shotgun sequence genome:
tttgttaGTGTTTGTGTGACACTGAAGAAATGGACTCTCTTTCTATGTTTTTCAGCTATAATTTCCAAAAACCTGGGCTCCTTCGCCGGTCAATGACCCATGCCTCCTTCTCTGAAGAGAATAACAGGGCTCTGAGCATTTTGGGCGCCAATGTCATAGAAACATCAGCCTCTCTACGACTGCTTGAAAAAGACCTTGATATTTCTGCAAAAGAATTGAACCGTCGTGTTTCAGAGATATCCAAAGTAGAATCTTCCTGTGCCGCTGACGGGTTGCGCTTGGGGTTGCATAAGGTGGTTAGAGTCTCTCCCAAGACTGATTCTTCCACCCCTTTGGTGGTTTGTGGGGCTTTCAGAGCAATCTTTGGCGCTATTGCTATTGATGTAGGGAAGTCCGATGATGCTGGAAGCTATTTCTGGGGTGTTCATGGCGGTCAAGTTGGCGGAGCTCTTGCAATGTAAGCGCAGCTCGCTCAATATCAGCTGTCAGAAGATATTATACTTAATAGTATTAAGCTGCTAGTTGTGGAATTGAGTTTAGTAGCAGTAACAGTATGTGCTTTGTTCTGCTGTTTGTTAAAATGGTTTAACACTCTGTGTTTTAGGTGCCCTTGTCCCTTACAATATTATGGTACTGTTAATTTCGTTTGTGTGATTGCTTGATCCAGGAAAGGGTGTTTCTTATCTCAGATGCTTATAAATTGTGCTATTTGTTTCCTCTTTACCATATCTTATGATCATATGTAACAGGTAGTCAGCTTTGTTTGAGATTTGTTTACTGGGATTGATTACCTACCTCTCCTTCATTCCGTTTGAAATGTTGGTGTTTTATATCTAGAGAAGATGCGGGAAATGAAAACCGTACTGATTCTTTAATTCCCCCGGATGTTATATTCTTCCTTGTTATGTGTTGCcattttctttggcataaCTGAATCTGCATTTTACAATTTCTGAACTTGAGAAAAAATGGGTTGTTAGAAAGCAGAAAATGCTAACTTGTAATGGAAATGCACTTGTTCTGACCTTGTATTACTTGATCCACTATCTGGGACCCGAATATATTGGACACAGATGAGCTAAGATCAACTTGGTTTGAGCTTTTCTTGACCAATGTTGACTGGTGAGGAGTCTGGCCATATGCCATGCAGCAATTCTTCTTCAAACTCTTTTCTTTCTACTGATGCCTTTGACCCTTATGGctttttgtttcctt
This genomic interval carries:
- the LOC18777707 gene encoding protein NUCLEAR FUSION DEFECTIVE 2 isoform X2, whose product is MARRCFALFTIFVFAIVPHIQGIATNDQRAQISVRSSPFETALATLQKQIGYNFQKPGLLRRSMTHASFSEENNRALSILGANVIETSASLRLLEKDLDISAKELNRRVSEISKVESSCAADGLRLGLHKVVRVSPKTDSSTPLVVCGAFRAIFGAIAIDVGKSDDAGSYFWGVHGGQVGGALAM
- the LOC18777707 gene encoding protein NUCLEAR FUSION DEFECTIVE 2 isoform X1; translated protein: MARRCFALFTIFVFAIVPHIQCIVYAGGFVQGIATNDQRAQISVRSSPFETALATLQKQIGYNFQKPGLLRRSMTHASFSEENNRALSILGANVIETSASLRLLEKDLDISAKELNRRVSEISKVESSCAADGLRLGLHKVVRVSPKTDSSTPLVVCGAFRAIFGAIAIDVGKSDDAGSYFWGVHGGQVGGALAM